A genome region from Pseudorca crassidens isolate mPseCra1 chromosome 20, mPseCra1.hap1, whole genome shotgun sequence includes the following:
- the CLEC3A gene encoding C-type lectin domain family 3 member A has protein sequence MAKNGLVIYILLITLLLDQTTSHTSKFKARKHSKRRVKEKDGDLKTQVEKLWREVHALKEMQALQTVCLRGTKFHKKCYLALEGLKHFHEANEDCISRGGTLVVPRSSDEINAVRDYGKRSLPGVNEFWLGINDMVTEGKFVDINGVAISFLNWDHAQPNGGKRENCVLFSQSAQGKWSDEVCRSSKRYICEFTIP, from the exons ATGGCAAAGAATGGACTTGTAATTTACATCCTGCTTATCACCTTACTCCTGGACCAGACCACCAGCCACACGTCCAAGTTCAAAGCCAGGAAGCACAGCAAACGCCGAGTGAAAG AAAAGGATGGAGACCTGAAGACTCAAGTGGAAAAGCTCTGGAGAGAAGTCCATGCCCTGAAGGAAATGCAAGCCCTGCAGACAG TCTGTCTCCGAGGCACAAAATTTCACAAGAAGTGCTACCTTGCTTTGGAAGGCTTGAAGCACTTCCACGAAGCCAACGAAGACTGCATTTCCAGGGGAGGGACGCTGGTTGTCCCCAGAAGCTCCGACGAAATCAATGCCGTCCGAGACTATGGTAAAAGGAGCCTGCCAGGGGTCAATGAGTTTTGGCTGGGCATCAACGACATGGTCACAGAAGGCAAGTTTGTCGATATCAATGGAGTCGCCATCTCCTTCCTCAACTGGGACCATGCACAGCCTAACGGTGGCAAGCGGGAAAACTGCGTCCTCTTCTCACAGTCAGCTCAGGGCAAATGGAGTGACGAGGTCTGTCGTAGCAGCAAGAGGTACATATGTGAGTTCACCATCCCCTAA